Part of the Coriobacteriia bacterium genome is shown below.
GCGCATCCTTGCTCGGATCCGTCGGCTCTCGCTCGGCAATCTTGGCGACATCAAGCCGGTCGGCGAGGGTGTGTCGGAACTTCGCATCACGTACGGGCCCGGCTACCGCATCTACATCAAGCAGCAAGGCGAGGTTCTCGTCATCCTGCTCGTCGGCGGCGACAAGTCGAGCCAGAAGCGCGACATCGAGCGAGCCAAGGAGCTCGCCCGGGATTTGTGAGGAGGCCTGCAATGGCGAAGACCAAGACCTATACCACCTCTTGGGACCCCGCGAAGTACCTCGACTCTGATGAGGCGATCGCGGCCTATCTCGATGCTGCCATAGAGGAGGACGATCCAGCGT
Proteins encoded:
- a CDS encoding type II toxin-antitoxin system RelE/ParE family toxin, giving the protein MIEIRQTAEYKSWFEKLHDLQAKARILARIRRLSLGNLGDIKPVGEGVSELRITYGPGYRIYIKQQGEVLVILLVGGDKSSQKRDIERAKELARDL